Genomic window (Aminivibrio sp.):
CTGGGCTTCGCCCATGCGGCGACCCCTCAGGAGGCAGTGGACCTTGCCTTCTCCATGGCCGGCCCGGGGGCGAAGGTCATCGTCCTGCAGAACGGAGGGGACCTTCTCCCCATCCATGAACCAGAAGGGAGTTCTTCTTCATGAAGCGGCTCCTCCACATCGGGATCGTGTTGTACAGGGCGGTGCTCACCCTGATGACAGTGGCCCTTTTCATCATCGTGGGGGTGAGCGTGTTCACCCGGTACTTACTGAACAGTTCCCTGGGATGGTCCGACGAGCTTTCCCGGTTCCTCTTCATCTGGGTGACCTTCCTGGGTGCGGCCTACGCCTACGGACTGAACGAGCACATCGGACTGGATTTCGTGGTGGACAGGGTCCGGAGCGAAAAGACGAGGACCGTCATCCGCCTCCTGGGCGAAATCTGCATCGGCGTGGTCATCTTCGTCATCGCATGGTACGGCTGGGACGTGGCCGCATCCGCCACAAACCTCTCCCCGGCCCTGGACATTCCCATGACCTTCGTCTACGGAGTGGTTCCCCTGACCGGCGCGCTCATGCTCATCCAGAACATCCTGAAGATCCTGCAGTGGATCGGGCGTCTGCGGACCCTGTCCGCCGCTCCGGAAAGGAGGTAGGCCCATGCTC
Coding sequences:
- a CDS encoding TRAP transporter small permease; this translates as MKRLLHIGIVLYRAVLTLMTVALFIIVGVSVFTRYLLNSSLGWSDELSRFLFIWVTFLGAAYAYGLNEHIGLDFVVDRVRSEKTRTVIRLLGEICIGVVIFVIAWYGWDVAASATNLSPALDIPMTFVYGVVPLTGALMLIQNILKILQWIGRLRTLSAAPERR